Within Candidatus Binatia bacterium, the genomic segment GCGGATGTTCCGGCGCAGCGGCGCCCGTTCTTCGTGATGATGGAGCATGTCCTTGAAGCCCGTGATCCCGGCCGCCGACAGCGTGCGGATTGGTCCAGCCGAAATCGCGTTGACCCGAATGCCCTGCGGCCCGAGGTCCCAAGCCAGGTAGCGCACGCTGGCCTCGAGAGCCGCCTTGGCCACTCCCATGACGTTGTAGTTCGGCAACACTTTCTCCGCGCCAAAGTAGGTCAGCGTCAGCAGTGAGCCGCCGGCGGTCATCAGTGGCTCGGCGCAGCGCGCAATGGCGATCAACGAGTAGGTGCTGACGTCGAGTGCGACATGAAACCCGGACCGTGAGGTGTTGAGGAAGCGGCCCTTGAGTTCCTCGCGCACCGCGAACGCGACCGCATGGACGACGATGTCGACGCGACCCCACCGCTCTTTCACGGCAGTAAAGACTGCCGCGATGTCGTCATCCTTGGACACGTCGCACGGCAGCACCGTCTGGACACCGAGCGACTCCGCCAGCGGCCGGACGCGCCTCTCGATGGACTCGCCAACGTACGTCAATCCCAGCTCGGCGCCCTCGCGGTGCAGGGCCTGGGCAATTGCCCACGCGATGCTGTGGTCATTGGCAACGCCGAAAATCAGCGCCTTCTTGTTCGTGGCAAGTGGCATTTCACCTCCGGGCTCGTCCCGTCACTTAGCTGGCACGACGCCAGACGCGCAAGGGATAGCGCCAACGTTCGCTCCTCTGAAACTCCTTGCCGGCCCCTGCGGCCTCCGCTAAACCGCAACCAATGAAGTCTCTTACGGCCGGCGCCCTGCTCTCGGTGGTGCTCGCCTGCTGCGTGACGGCGAGTTGCGCGGCATTCTCACGCGCTGGCAATTGTGG encodes:
- a CDS encoding enoyl-ACP reductase produces the protein MPLATNKKALIFGVANDHSIAWAIAQALHREGAELGLTYVGESIERRVRPLAESLGVQTVLPCDVSKDDDIAAVFTAVKERWGRVDIVVHAVAFAVREELKGRFLNTSRSGFHVALDVSTYSLIAIARCAEPLMTAGGSLLTLTYFGAEKVLPNYNVMGVAKAALEASVRYLAWDLGPQGIRVNAISAGPIRTLSAAGITGFKDMLHHHEERAPLRRNIRPEEVAGTALYLCSDLGSAVTGEVVHADGGYNIVGM